One window from the genome of Salvia miltiorrhiza cultivar Shanhuang (shh) chromosome 7, IMPLAD_Smil_shh, whole genome shotgun sequence encodes:
- the LOC130994969 gene encoding uncharacterized protein LOC130994969: protein MYCALPKLGKDIGQRKPAKVFPRMLRFTYTNNRRRPEVDEQVHFSLKPTEEEKQHKHWASIEEEGTPIILQYSPTADGSKKRAKKMAARYEGVRMIQERRIESEGEGRNQQQQEHQQ, encoded by the exons ATGTATTGTGCTCTCCCAAAGCTGGGAAAGGATATCGGTCAAAGAAAACCCGCAAAAGTATTCCCTCGGATGCTGAGGTTCACCTACACTAACAATCGCAGGAGACCGGAAGTTGACGAACAG GTTCATTTTTCACTGAAACCAACAGAAGAGGAAAAGCAACATAAACACTGGGCATCTATTGAAGAAGAAGGAACGCCAATCATTTTGCAGTACAGTCCCACTGCGGATGGCAGCAAGAAGAGAGCAAAGAAAATGGCCGCGAGGTATGAGGGGGTCAGAATGATTCAAGAACGAAGGATAGAGAGCGAAGGAGAAGGAAGAAACCAGCAACAGCAAGAGCATCAACAATAg